In Streptomyces sp. NBC_01335, the following are encoded in one genomic region:
- a CDS encoding head-tail connector protein, whose amino-acid sequence MAHEYAELADLKSNLNVESEDTTRDAMLQAVLAAASRGIDTSTGRRFWLDEEPTARTFRVGGRVVRGDDGGERLLLDDVGAAPVLVEAGSASSWAAVPDYETGPDNALVRGRPITSLTAGSWPAGRVRVTARWGWPQVPDEIRQATLIQAARLYRRKDSPEGVAGSAEWGVMRLSRRDPDVWALIEHFILPGFG is encoded by the coding sequence GTGGCTCACGAGTACGCCGAGCTCGCCGACCTGAAGTCGAACCTGAACGTCGAGTCCGAGGACACCACCCGAGACGCCATGCTCCAGGCGGTCCTGGCCGCCGCGTCCCGAGGGATCGACACCAGCACCGGGCGCCGGTTCTGGCTCGACGAGGAGCCGACCGCCCGGACCTTCCGCGTCGGGGGCCGGGTCGTGCGCGGGGACGACGGCGGGGAACGGCTGCTCCTCGACGACGTCGGCGCCGCCCCGGTGCTGGTCGAGGCAGGCTCGGCGTCCTCGTGGGCCGCCGTTCCCGACTACGAGACCGGTCCGGACAACGCGCTGGTACGCGGGCGCCCGATCACCTCGCTGACCGCGGGCAGTTGGCCGGCCGGGCGGGTGCGGGTCACCGCACGGTGGGGGTGGCCGCAGGTACCGGACGAGATCCGACAGGCCACGCTCATCCAGGCCGCACGGCTCTACCGCCGCAAGGACAGTCCGGAGGGTGTGGCCGGGTCCGCCGAGTGGGGCGTGATGCGCCTGTCCCGCCGCGACCCGGACGTGTGGGCGCTGATCGAGCACTTCATCCTGCCCGGCTTCGGATAA
- a CDS encoding phage major capsid protein: protein MSQFIKQIQERRNSLWEQSKALLDAAEARGQDLAGEEEQTWQRLNTEIDQIDARVKELLDAEQRTADADAAFRSLLEKETAPEARQGAERAEVERVRGWLTGQSGSRSLDVRPDSTAPLDARTLSKLTAAAGANTVPISFYNRLVQHMIEVSGVLAAGPTVLRTATGEQLQIPKTTAHSANAGIVAEAGPLTANEPAFGQVSLDAYKYGFLLQVSHELANDTAVDLLGYLAMQAGRALGNGFGAHLVTGTGSSQPNGVLTAATLGTTGATGVVGAPNADNLIDLMYSVISPYRGGSSVGWMMRDSTVAAVRKLKDLQGQYLWQPSIQAGTPDTILGKPLLTDPNMPATALGAKSVLFGDFSTYFVRQVEALRFERSDDYAFNTDLITYRAILRGDGDQVDTTGAIKYFAGGAS, encoded by the coding sequence ATGTCCCAGTTCATCAAGCAGATCCAGGAGCGCCGCAACTCCCTGTGGGAGCAGTCGAAGGCGCTCCTCGACGCGGCCGAGGCCCGGGGCCAGGACCTCGCGGGCGAGGAAGAGCAGACCTGGCAGCGACTCAACACCGAGATCGACCAGATCGACGCCCGGGTCAAGGAGCTCCTCGACGCCGAGCAGCGCACCGCCGACGCGGACGCCGCGTTCCGGTCGCTGCTGGAGAAGGAGACGGCGCCCGAGGCCCGGCAGGGCGCGGAGCGCGCCGAGGTCGAGCGGGTCCGCGGCTGGCTGACCGGGCAGTCCGGTTCCCGGTCGCTCGACGTGCGCCCGGACAGCACCGCGCCGCTGGACGCCCGGACGCTGTCGAAGCTCACCGCGGCGGCTGGCGCGAACACCGTCCCGATCAGCTTCTACAACCGGCTGGTCCAGCACATGATCGAGGTGTCCGGCGTCCTCGCCGCAGGGCCGACCGTGCTGCGCACCGCGACCGGCGAGCAGCTCCAGATCCCGAAGACGACCGCGCACTCGGCGAACGCGGGCATCGTGGCCGAGGCCGGCCCGCTCACCGCGAACGAGCCGGCGTTCGGCCAGGTGTCCCTGGACGCGTACAAGTACGGGTTCCTCCTCCAGGTCTCCCACGAGCTGGCCAATGACACGGCGGTGGACCTCCTCGGCTACCTCGCCATGCAGGCCGGCCGGGCCCTCGGCAACGGTTTCGGCGCGCACCTCGTCACCGGCACCGGGTCGTCCCAGCCGAACGGCGTTCTCACCGCGGCGACCCTCGGCACGACCGGCGCGACCGGTGTCGTCGGGGCACCGAACGCCGACAACCTGATCGACCTCATGTACTCGGTCATCTCCCCGTACCGGGGCGGGTCGTCGGTGGGCTGGATGATGCGGGACTCCACCGTCGCCGCGGTCCGCAAGCTGAAGGACCTCCAGGGCCAGTACCTGTGGCAGCCGTCGATCCAGGCCGGGACCCCGGACACGATCCTGGGCAAGCCGCTGCTCACCGACCCGAACATGCCCGCCACCGCGCTCGGCGCGAAGAGCGTCCTGTTCGGCGACTTCTCCACGTACTTCGTCCGCCAGGTCGAGGCGCTCCGCTTCGAGCGGTCCGACGACTACGCCTTCAACACCGACCTCATCACCTACCGCGCGATCCTGCGCGGCGACGGCGACCAGGTCGACACCACCGGCGCCATCAAGTACTTCGCCGGCGGCGCGAGCTGA
- a CDS encoding HK97 family phage prohead protease yields the protein MGDAERRFTRGLVEVRAGDEGDGGRRIGGYAAKFNRLSQNLGGFVERIDPSFFSKSEGDGWPDVMARYNHDDNRLLGTTEAGTLRLLVDGTGLDYVADVPASREDVMELVQRGDVRRSSFAFRTFSDDWGQTEDGFPLRTLLSGALVDVAPVNTPAYMDTSTGLRSLAEKAGADLAEVRAAADTGDLARFLARPKATTTIDLAPGGQGDTHPPLALRQRRAELMRRRTF from the coding sequence ATGGGCGACGCAGAGCGCCGCTTCACGCGCGGCCTGGTCGAGGTCCGCGCCGGTGACGAGGGCGACGGCGGGCGCCGGATCGGCGGGTACGCCGCGAAGTTCAACCGCCTGTCCCAGAATCTCGGCGGCTTCGTCGAGCGGATCGACCCCAGCTTCTTCTCGAAGTCGGAGGGGGACGGCTGGCCGGACGTGATGGCCCGCTACAACCACGACGACAACCGGCTGCTCGGCACCACCGAGGCGGGGACGCTGCGCCTCCTGGTGGACGGCACCGGCCTCGACTACGTGGCCGACGTACCAGCGTCACGCGAGGACGTGATGGAGCTGGTCCAGCGCGGCGACGTCCGCCGCAGCTCGTTCGCGTTCCGCACGTTCTCCGACGACTGGGGCCAGACCGAGGACGGCTTCCCGCTGCGGACCCTGCTGTCCGGTGCCCTCGTCGACGTCGCCCCGGTCAACACCCCGGCGTACATGGACACGTCCACCGGTCTCCGGTCGCTGGCCGAGAAGGCAGGCGCGGACCTGGCCGAGGTTCGGGCCGCCGCCGACACGGGCGACCTGGCCCGGTTCCTGGCCCGCCCGAAGGCCACCACCACCATCGACTTGGCACCCGGCGGGCAGGGCGACACCCACCCGCCGCTGGCGCTACGGCAGCGGCGCGCCGAGCTCATGCGGCGCCGCACCTTCTGA
- a CDS encoding phage portal protein yields the protein MPRWTRALAAPFRRVGQATVRAITSLPWGSGGGSQPAVSTTSALTLVPVFAAVRILADNVAALPLQLFRRDGADRQPVSYVPALFWAPDAAGDLFTWLHKCVLSLALRGNAYGLITQRDPLGFPTMIEWLNPDDVWVDELNPVLPVYYWQGRYVDRADIVHIPWVVLPGHVVGLSPVGLFAQTIGAGLSVTEYGRSWFQNGGTPPAVLKNGGKTIGPDEAEEISDRLSGRMRSRKPLVIGSDWDFTALSVSPEESQFIESMRLNASQIAAIYGVPPERIGGDTGSSLTYSTVEMNSLDLINSTLRPWLVRLESAFTRLMPGREFVRFNLDAMLRTSVLDRYAAHGMSLAQGWQNRDGVRAKENLAPLPPGAGGDVYTIGSTAPAPPAADS from the coding sequence ATGCCCCGTTGGACACGTGCTCTCGCGGCGCCGTTCCGCCGGGTCGGGCAGGCCACGGTACGGGCGATCACGTCCCTGCCGTGGGGGTCGGGTGGCGGGTCGCAGCCTGCTGTGTCGACGACGTCGGCGCTCACGCTGGTGCCGGTCTTCGCAGCGGTGCGCATCCTCGCCGACAACGTGGCCGCGCTGCCGCTCCAGCTGTTCCGCCGAGACGGCGCGGACCGGCAGCCGGTGAGCTACGTGCCCGCGCTCTTCTGGGCGCCGGACGCGGCGGGCGACCTGTTCACCTGGCTGCACAAGTGCGTGCTCAGCCTCGCGCTCCGGGGCAACGCCTACGGGCTGATCACTCAGCGGGACCCGCTCGGGTTCCCCACGATGATCGAGTGGCTGAACCCGGACGACGTCTGGGTGGACGAACTGAACCCGGTGCTCCCGGTCTACTACTGGCAGGGCCGGTACGTCGACCGCGCCGACATCGTCCACATCCCGTGGGTGGTCCTGCCCGGCCACGTCGTCGGCCTCTCACCAGTGGGCCTGTTCGCGCAGACGATCGGCGCCGGGCTCAGCGTCACCGAGTACGGCCGCAGCTGGTTCCAGAACGGGGGCACGCCGCCGGCCGTGCTGAAGAACGGCGGCAAGACGATCGGCCCGGATGAGGCCGAGGAGATCTCCGACCGGCTGTCTGGACGGATGCGGTCCCGGAAGCCGCTGGTGATCGGCTCGGACTGGGACTTCACCGCGCTGTCCGTCAGCCCGGAGGAGTCGCAGTTCATCGAGTCGATGCGGCTCAACGCCAGCCAGATCGCGGCGATCTACGGTGTGCCGCCCGAGCGGATCGGCGGCGACACCGGCAGCAGCCTGACGTACTCCACCGTAGAGATGAACTCCCTCGACCTGATCAACTCCACGCTGCGCCCGTGGCTCGTCCGCCTGGAGTCGGCGTTCACCAGGCTCATGCCTGGCCGGGAGTTCGTCCGGTTCAACCTGGACGCGATGCTCCGCACGTCCGTCCTCGACCGGTACGCCGCGCACGGCATGTCGCTTGCGCAGGGCTGGCAGAACCGCGACGGCGTGCGTGCGAAGGAGAACCTGGCGCCGCTCCCGCCGGGTGCGGGCGGCGACGTCTACACCATCGGCTCGACCGCACCGGCGCCGCCGGCCGCGGACTCCTGA
- a CDS encoding terminase large subunit domain-containing protein, giving the protein MTTTTSETWAPPSSFAADLEERYGLTCPPRWGTPRHPDRPSLGPKLWRVMELLGAPPMPWQKYVTDVALELDPATGLFAHREVGLSVSRQQGKTELCLGAQVHRALAWPRQNIIYAAQTRGMARQRWEDEFWEKIAGSPLAKRARIRKSNGNEAILWPATRSRMGITANTEKAGHGPPLDLGFIDEAFAHEDDRLEQAFSPAMLTRAMAQLWWASAGGTTKSVWLNKKRANGRALIEEMWAALAEDPAAARPRAAYFEWFAPEDMDRADPATWRATLPALGHTVTEAIIAAELEKLDPAEFDRAYLNRTRKPTPPTDPNVPKAAWPGLADADSMPGGDVALAVDVSADRSHASIGVASRRPDGQVHIELVDRRAGTAWVVPALVRLKAARDPLLVAIASSGAPAGSLIDDLVKAGLTAPEDKERPHRGHLAVLRTNDIVEACGQMADAMTQDAVRHRDQAPLTAAVNGARTRRVGDAWTLDRTKSLTDVSPFFAVTIARWALLTRGPLVLDDYDVMNSVM; this is encoded by the coding sequence ATGACGACGACGACCTCGGAGACCTGGGCTCCCCCGAGTAGCTTCGCCGCCGACCTGGAGGAGCGGTACGGGCTGACGTGCCCGCCGCGCTGGGGGACGCCGCGTCACCCGGACCGTCCGTCGCTCGGCCCGAAGCTGTGGCGGGTGATGGAGCTACTCGGCGCCCCGCCGATGCCGTGGCAGAAGTACGTGACGGACGTGGCCTTGGAGCTGGACCCGGCGACCGGCCTGTTCGCTCACCGGGAGGTTGGGCTGTCGGTGTCCCGGCAGCAGGGCAAGACGGAACTGTGCCTCGGTGCGCAGGTGCACCGGGCGCTGGCGTGGCCGAGGCAGAACATCATCTACGCGGCGCAGACGCGGGGCATGGCCCGGCAGCGCTGGGAGGACGAGTTCTGGGAGAAGATCGCCGGGTCCCCGCTGGCGAAGCGGGCCCGGATCCGGAAGAGCAACGGCAACGAGGCGATCCTGTGGCCGGCGACCCGGTCACGGATGGGCATCACGGCGAACACGGAGAAGGCGGGGCACGGGCCACCGCTCGACCTCGGGTTCATCGACGAGGCGTTCGCCCACGAGGACGACCGGCTGGAGCAGGCGTTCAGTCCGGCGATGCTGACCCGGGCCATGGCCCAGTTGTGGTGGGCGTCGGCCGGCGGCACGACGAAGAGCGTGTGGCTGAACAAGAAGCGGGCGAACGGTCGGGCGCTCATCGAGGAGATGTGGGCCGCGCTCGCCGAGGACCCGGCGGCGGCCCGGCCGCGCGCGGCGTACTTCGAGTGGTTCGCCCCGGAGGACATGGACCGGGCGGACCCGGCGACGTGGCGGGCGACGCTGCCCGCGCTGGGGCACACGGTCACCGAGGCCATCATCGCGGCCGAGCTGGAGAAGCTCGACCCGGCCGAGTTCGACCGGGCCTACCTGAACCGGACACGGAAGCCGACGCCGCCCACCGACCCGAACGTGCCGAAGGCGGCGTGGCCGGGCCTCGCCGACGCGGACTCCATGCCGGGTGGTGACGTGGCGCTGGCGGTCGACGTGTCGGCGGACCGGTCGCACGCCTCCATCGGTGTCGCGTCGCGGCGGCCGGACGGCCAGGTCCACATCGAGCTGGTGGACCGGCGGGCCGGGACGGCGTGGGTAGTGCCCGCGCTGGTCCGGCTGAAGGCGGCGCGCGATCCGCTGCTGGTGGCCATCGCGAGCAGCGGCGCCCCGGCCGGGTCGCTGATCGACGACCTGGTGAAGGCAGGGCTCACCGCCCCGGAGGATAAGGAGCGTCCGCACCGCGGGCACCTGGCCGTCCTGCGGACGAACGACATCGTCGAAGCGTGCGGGCAGATGGCCGACGCGATGACGCAGGACGCGGTACGCCACCGCGACCAGGCGCCGCTGACCGCCGCGGTGAACGGGGCCCGGACCCGGCGGGTCGGTGACGCCTGGACCCTCGACCGCACGAAGAGCCTGACGGACGTCTCGCCGTTCTTCGCGGTGACGATCGCTCGGTGGGCGCTGCTCACCCGGGGGCCGTTGGTGCTCGACGACTACGACGTGATGAACAGCGTCATGTGA
- a CDS encoding HNH endonuclease, which yields MAGRADLTSYDYRKARAAFLAANDVCHLCGHAGADVVDHVRPVAAGADPSDQDNWAPAHGVRRCPTCGRNCNGSKGANVQVKGLNTSRDWYGS from the coding sequence GTGGCCGGCCGCGCCGACCTCACCAGCTACGACTACCGCAAGGCCCGCGCCGCCTTCCTCGCCGCGAACGACGTGTGCCACCTCTGCGGCCACGCCGGGGCCGACGTCGTCGACCACGTCCGCCCGGTCGCGGCCGGCGCCGACCCGAGCGACCAGGACAACTGGGCGCCCGCGCACGGCGTGCGCCGCTGCCCCACCTGCGGGCGCAACTGCAACGGCAGCAAGGGCGCAAACGTGCAGGTCAAGGGGCTGAATACGTCCCGAGATTGGTACGGATCTTGA